From one Flavobacterium sp. N502536 genomic stretch:
- a CDS encoding ABC transporter permease — translation MLVYLRLLKESLSFAVNALRNNKLRTLLSLLGVTIGIFSIIAVLAAVDSLDRKISKDLSSLDKNTIYLMKFSFGPSEIPQWKRDQFPNVKYDEYVGLKNSLTNTDQVAYQLFVKHESLKYDSKTVSDVNIIPSSSEIVDIEGLSFETGRFYNESESNSGKAVIVLGYEIAEGLFGTSDPIGKDIRLYGQRFTVIGVIAKQGAGFFGDSNDTSVYLPVNFLRRMYGDSDAMTPVIVVKPEKGVDMDAYKAQVAQKIRAIRGMKAGEIDNFFINVLSGFTDFIDGILGQMNVVGWIISGFSLLVGGFGIANIMFVSVKERTHLIGIQKSLGAKNRFILFQFLFEAVILSVIGGIIGLLMVWGIAFVLTKVLDFEFVLSAGNIILGTGLAALIGLISGILPAISAANLDPVEAIRTGM, via the coding sequence ATGCTGGTTTATCTTAGATTATTAAAAGAAAGTTTGAGCTTTGCTGTTAATGCTTTGCGAAATAATAAACTGCGAACTTTATTGTCTTTGTTAGGAGTAACAATTGGGATTTTTTCAATTATCGCTGTTTTGGCGGCAGTTGATTCTTTAGATCGTAAAATTTCTAAGGATTTGAGCAGCTTGGATAAAAATACAATTTATTTAATGAAGTTTAGTTTTGGGCCTTCCGAAATTCCACAATGGAAAAGAGATCAGTTCCCAAATGTAAAATACGATGAATATGTAGGGTTGAAGAACTCGTTAACAAATACCGATCAGGTAGCGTATCAGCTTTTTGTAAAACACGAGAGTTTAAAATACGATTCAAAAACCGTTAGTGATGTCAATATTATTCCTTCGTCAAGCGAAATTGTAGATATTGAAGGATTGAGCTTTGAAACAGGAAGGTTTTATAATGAATCAGAGTCCAACTCCGGTAAAGCCGTTATTGTTTTGGGTTACGAAATTGCCGAGGGACTTTTCGGCACAAGTGATCCGATTGGAAAAGATATTCGTTTGTACGGACAGCGTTTTACGGTTATTGGTGTAATTGCAAAACAGGGGGCGGGTTTCTTTGGAGACAGTAATGATACATCGGTTTATCTGCCGGTCAATTTTTTACGCCGAATGTATGGTGACAGCGATGCTATGACTCCCGTAATTGTTGTGAAACCGGAAAAAGGGGTAGACATGGATGCTTATAAAGCGCAGGTTGCACAAAAAATAAGAGCTATTCGCGGTATGAAAGCCGGCGAAATAGATAATTTCTTTATTAATGTACTTTCCGGATTTACCGATTTTATAGACGGAATTTTGGGACAAATGAATGTTGTGGGATGGATTATCAGCGGATTTTCTCTTTTGGTTGGCGGGTTCGGAATTGCCAATATTATGTTTGTATCCGTAAAAGAACGAACTCATTTAATTGGAATTCAGAAATCCCTGGGAGCTAAAAATCGATTTATTTTGTTTCAGTTTTTATTCGAAGCGGTTATTCTTTCTGTTATTGGCGGTATAATTGGCTTGCTGATGGTTTGGGGTATTGCGTTTGTTTTGACAAAAGTACTTGACTTCGAATTTGTTTTAAGTGCCGGAAATATCATTTTAGGAACCGGACTGGCGGCGCTTATCGGATTAATTTCGGGGATACTGCCGGCGATTTCTGCTGCAAATCTAGATCCGGTGGAAGCGATTCGAACCGGAATGTAA
- a CDS encoding NAD(P)-dependent alcohol dehydrogenase, protein MIPVKAYAAYDAVNPLKPYTFERKEVGAHQVQIEILYSGVCHSDIHTAKGDWGPVDYPLVPGHEIVGRIVAVGSEVSKFKVGELAGVGCFVDSCRVCPSCQSGEEQFCDEGMTGTYNSVERGTNIPTRGGYSNSIIVDESYTLHVSEKLDIRGVAPLLCAGITTYSPLRYLKVGKGHKVGVLGLGGLGHMAVKFAVSFGAEVTMLSHSPSKEADAKKLGAHKFALTSNPETMESLANSFDFILNTVSAKHDHNAYLNLLTTNGTMIVVGAPPAPAEIPVFTLIMKRRSIIGSLIGGIKETQEMLDYCAEHNITSDVEIIDMAYINEAYDRMNKSDVKYRFVIDMASLK, encoded by the coding sequence ATGATACCAGTAAAAGCTTATGCAGCCTATGATGCTGTAAATCCGTTAAAACCTTATACGTTTGAAAGAAAAGAAGTTGGTGCTCATCAGGTTCAGATCGAAATTTTATACAGTGGCGTTTGCCATTCTGATATTCATACTGCAAAAGGCGACTGGGGGCCTGTTGACTATCCCTTAGTCCCAGGTCACGAAATTGTGGGCCGAATTGTAGCTGTTGGAAGTGAAGTCTCTAAGTTTAAAGTTGGAGAACTGGCAGGGGTAGGTTGTTTTGTAGATTCCTGCAGAGTTTGTCCGAGCTGTCAGTCGGGTGAAGAACAGTTTTGCGATGAAGGAATGACAGGAACTTATAACAGTGTTGAAAGAGGAACCAATATTCCAACACGCGGCGGATATTCAAACAGTATTATTGTGGATGAAAGCTATACCCTTCACGTTTCTGAAAAGCTCGACATAAGAGGAGTTGCCCCGTTACTGTGTGCCGGGATTACTACTTACTCTCCATTACGCTATTTAAAAGTAGGCAAAGGACATAAAGTTGGAGTTTTGGGACTTGGCGGTTTAGGACATATGGCGGTGAAATTTGCAGTCTCTTTTGGTGCCGAAGTTACTATGTTGAGTCACTCTCCTTCAAAAGAAGCAGATGCGAAGAAATTAGGAGCGCATAAATTTGCGTTAACCTCAAATCCTGAGACAATGGAGTCGTTAGCGAATAGCTTCGATTTTATCCTCAATACCGTTTCAGCAAAACATGACCATAATGCCTATCTGAATTTGTTAACGACTAACGGAACCATGATTGTTGTTGGAGCTCCTCCCGCACCTGCCGAAATTCCTGTTTTTACTTTGATTATGAAAAGAAGAAGTATCATTGGAAGTTTAATAGGAGGGATAAAAGAAACGCAGGAAATGTTAGATTACTGTGCTGAACATAATATTACTTCTGATGTTGAAATTATCGATATGGCCTACATTAATGAAGCTTACGATCGTATGAATAAAAGTGATGTGAAGTATCGTTTTGTAATTGATATGGCTTCTTTGAAGTAG